One genomic window of Solanum stenotomum isolate F172 chromosome 9, ASM1918654v1, whole genome shotgun sequence includes the following:
- the LOC125877776 gene encoding premnaspirodiene oxygenase has protein sequence MQFLSLASIFLFLSFLFLLRKWKNSNSQSKKLPPGPWKLPLLGSMLHMAGGLPHHVLRDLAKKYGPLMHLQLGEVSAVVVTSPDMAKEVLKTHDIAFASRPKLLAPEIVCYNRSDIAFCPYGDYWRQMRKICVLELLSAKNVRSYGSIRRDEVDRLVNFIRSSSDEPVNFTERLFLFTSSMTCRSAFGKVFKEQDKFIQLIKEVIGLAGGFDVADIFPSLKFLHVLSGMKGKIMNAHDKVDAIVEDVINEHKKNIAMGKTNGALGGEDLIDVLIRLMNDGGLQFPITNDNIKAIIFDMFAAGTETSSSTLVWAMVQMMKNPSVFAKAQAEVREAFKDKETFDENDVEELKYLKLVIKETLRLHPPVPLLVPRECREETDINGYTIPVKTKVMVNVWALGRDPTYWDDAESFKPERFEQCSVDFVGNNFEYLPFGGGRRICPGISFGLANVYLPLARLLYHFDWKLPIGMEPKDLNLTELVGVTAARKDDLILVATPYQSPRQ, from the exons ATGCAATTCTTGAGCTTGGCTTCCATCTTCCTTTTTCTATCTTTTCTGTTTTTGTTAAGGAAATGGAAAAACTCGAATAGCCAATCGAAAAAATTGCCTCCAGGTCCATGGAAACTTCCTTTACTAGGAAGTATGCTTCATATGGCTGGTGGACTTCCACACCATGTCCTTAGAGATTTAGCCAAAAAATATGGACCACTTATGCACCTTCAACTTGGTGAAGTCTCTGCAGTTGTAGTTACTTCTCCTGATATGGCGAAAGAAGTACTAAAAACTCATGACATCGCTTTTGCCTCTAGGCCTAAACTTTTGGCCCCGGAAATTGTTTGTTACAACAGGTCTGACATTGCCTTTTGCCCCTATGGAGATTACTGGAGACAAATGCGTAAAATTTGTGTCTTGGAATTGTTGAGTGCCAAGAATGTCCGGTCATATGGCTCGATTAGGCGTGATGAAGTTGATCGTCTTGTTAATTTTATCCGGTCATCTTCGGATGAGCCGGTTAATTTTACTGAAAGGTTGTTTTTGTTCACAAGTTCCATGACATGTAGATCAGCATTTGGGAAAGTGTTTAAAGAACAGGACaaatttatacaattgatcAAAGAAGTGATAGGGTTAGCAGGAGGATTTGATGTGGCTGATATCTTTCCATCACTGAAGTTTCTTCATGTGCTTAGTggaatgaagggtaaaattatgAATGCTCATGACAAGGTAGATGCAATTGTTGAAGATGTCATCAATGAGCACAAGAAGAACATTGCAATGGGGAAAACTAATGGTGCATTAGGTGGTGAAGATCTAATTGATGTCCTTATAAGACTTATGAATGATGGAGGCCTTCAATTTCCGATCACCAACGACAACATCAAAGCTATTATTTTC GACATGTTTGCTGCGGGAACAGAGACTTCATCGTCAACACTTGTCTGGGCAATGGTGCAAATGATGAAAAATCCAAGTGTATTCGCCAAAGCTCAAGCAGAAGTGCGAGAAGCCTTTAAAGACAAAGAAACGTTCGATGAAAATGATGTAGAGGAGCTGAAATACTTAAAGTTAGTCATTAAAGAAACTCTACGACTCCATCCACCGGTTCCACTTTTGGTTCCAAGAGAATGTAGGGAAGAGACAGATATAAACGGTTACACTATTCCTGTGAAGACCAAAGTCATGGTTAATGTTTGGGCATTGGGAAGAGATCCGACATATTGGGATGATGCAGAAAGCTTTAAGCCAGAGAGATTTGAGCAGTGCTCTGTCGACTTTGTTGGTAACAATTTTGAGTATCTTCCCTTTGGTGGTGGGAGAAGGATTTGTCCCGGGATATCATTTGGCTTAGCTAATGTTTATTTGCCGTTGGCTCGATTGTTATATCACTTCGACTGGAAACTCCCTATCGGAATGGAGCCAAAAGACTTGAACTTGACTGAATTGGTTGGAGTAACTGCTGCCAGAAAAGATGACCTTATTTTGGTTGCCACTCCTTATCAATCACCTCGACAATGA